The Symphalangus syndactylus isolate Jambi chromosome 3, NHGRI_mSymSyn1-v2.1_pri, whole genome shotgun sequence genome has a segment encoding these proteins:
- the TSTD2 gene encoding thiosulfate sulfurtransferase/rhodanese-like domain-containing protein 2 isoform X2: MPSSTSPDQGDDLETCILRFSDLDLKDMSLINPSSSLKVELDGSTKKKYSFAKKKAFALFVKTKEVPTKRSFECKEKLWKCCQQLFTDQTSIHRHVATQHADEIYHQTASILKQLAVTLSTSKSLSSADEKNPLKECLPHSHDVSAWLPDISCFNPDELISGQDSEEGEVLLYYCYRDLEDPQWICAWQTALCQHLHLTGKIRIAAEGINGTVGGSKLATRLYVEVMLSFPLFKDYLCKDDFKTSKGGAHCFPELRVGVFEEIVPMGISPKKISYKKPGIHLSPGEFHKEVEKFLSQANQEQSDTILLDCRNFYESKIGRFQGCLAPDIRKFSYFPSYVDKNLELFREKRVLMYCTGGIRCERGSAYLKAKGVCKEVFQLKGGIHKYLEEFPDGFYKGKLFVFDERYALSYNSDVVSGQAQRLMPVIPSLLEAKIGGSLEPWSLRPAWAT, encoded by the exons ATGCCTTCTTCCACTTCACCAGACCAAGGAGATGACCTGGAGACCTGCATTTTAAGATTTTCTGACCTGGATTTAAAAGATATGAGTCTTATTAATCCCAGCAGCAGTCTTAAAGTAGAATTAGATGGcagtacaaaaaagaaatactcGTTTGCAAAGAAAAAG GCCTTTGCCCTTTTTGTCAAAACCAAAGAAGTTCCAACAAAAAGGAGTTttgaatgtaaagaaaaattgTGGAAATGCTGTCAGCAGCTATTCACAGACCAAACCAGCATCCACAGACATGTGGCAACACAACATGCTGATGAAATTTATCACCAGACAGCTTCTATTTTAAAGCAACTGGCTGTGACATTGAGCACCTCAAAGAGCCTTTCGTCTGCAGATGAAAAGAACCCTTTAAAAGAGTGCCTTCCACATAGCCATGACGTGTCTGCTTGGCTCCCTGATATAAGCTGCTTTAACCCTGATGAGCTGATAAG tGGCCAGGACAGTGAAGAAGGGGAGGTGCTCCTTTATTACTGCTACCGTGACCTGGAGGATCCCCAGTGGATCTGTGCCTGGCAGACAGCTCTGTGTCAGCACCTGCACCTCACAGGCAAG ATTCGAATTGCTGCAGAAGGAATCAATGGGACAGTTGGTGGAAGCAAATTGGCTACCAGACTCTATGTGGAAGTCATGCTTTCCTTCCCATTGTTTAAGGATTACCTGTGTAAAGATGATTTTAAg ACCAGCAAAGGAGGAGCTCACTGTTTTCCAGAATTGCGTGTTGGTGTATTTGAAGAAATCGTGCCCATGGGGATCAGCCCCAAAAAGATCTCCTACAAGAAGCCTG gaATCCATTTATCCCCAGGTGAATTTCATAAAGAAGTAGAAAAGTTTTTATCTCAGGCAAATCAAGAACAAAGTGATACTATCCTTCTTGATTGCAGAAACTTCTATGAAAGCAAAATA GGACGATTCCAAGGCTGCTTAGCCCCAGACATCAGGAAATTCAGTTACTTCCCTAGCTACGTTGACAAAAATCTAGAACTTTTCAGAGAGAAGAGAGTGCTGATGTACTGCACTGGGGGCATCCGCTGTGAGCGGGGTTCAGCCTACCTCAAAGCCAag GGAGTGTGCAAGGAGGTGTTCCAGCTCAAGGGTGGCATCCACAAGTACCTGGAAGAGTTTCCTGATGGCTTTTACAAAGggaagttgtttgtttttgatgaaCGCTATGCTCTGTCCTACAACAGTGATGTGGTGTCAG gtcaggcacagaggctcatgcctgtaatcccatcacttttggaggccaagataggaggatcgcttgagccctggagtttgagaccagcctgggcaacata a
- the TSTD2 gene encoding thiosulfate sulfurtransferase/rhodanese-like domain-containing protein 2 isoform X1 yields MPSSTSPDQGDDLETCILRFSDLDLKDMSLINPSSSLKVELDGSTKKKYSFAKKKAFALFVKTKEVPTKRSFECKEKLWKCCQQLFTDQTSIHRHVATQHADEIYHQTASILKQLAVTLSTSKSLSSADEKNPLKECLPHSHDVSAWLPDISCFNPDELISGQDSEEGEVLLYYCYRDLEDPQWICAWQTALCQHLHLTGKIRIAAEGINGTVGGSKLATRLYVEVMLSFPLFKDYLCKDDFKTSKGGAHCFPELRVGVFEEIVPMGISPKKISYKKPGIHLSPGEFHKEVEKFLSQANQEQSDTILLDCRNFYESKIGRFQGCLAPDIRKFSYFPSYVDKNLELFREKRVLMYCTGGIRCERGSAYLKAKGVCKEVFQLKGGIHKYLEEFPDGFYKGKLFVFDERYALSYNSDVVSECSYCGARWDQYRLCSTPPCRQLVLTCPACQGQGFTACCVTCQDKGSRKVSGPMQDSFKEECECTARRPRIPRELLQHVRQPVSPEPGPDADEDGPVLV; encoded by the exons ATGCCTTCTTCCACTTCACCAGACCAAGGAGATGACCTGGAGACCTGCATTTTAAGATTTTCTGACCTGGATTTAAAAGATATGAGTCTTATTAATCCCAGCAGCAGTCTTAAAGTAGAATTAGATGGcagtacaaaaaagaaatactcGTTTGCAAAGAAAAAG GCCTTTGCCCTTTTTGTCAAAACCAAAGAAGTTCCAACAAAAAGGAGTTttgaatgtaaagaaaaattgTGGAAATGCTGTCAGCAGCTATTCACAGACCAAACCAGCATCCACAGACATGTGGCAACACAACATGCTGATGAAATTTATCACCAGACAGCTTCTATTTTAAAGCAACTGGCTGTGACATTGAGCACCTCAAAGAGCCTTTCGTCTGCAGATGAAAAGAACCCTTTAAAAGAGTGCCTTCCACATAGCCATGACGTGTCTGCTTGGCTCCCTGATATAAGCTGCTTTAACCCTGATGAGCTGATAAG tGGCCAGGACAGTGAAGAAGGGGAGGTGCTCCTTTATTACTGCTACCGTGACCTGGAGGATCCCCAGTGGATCTGTGCCTGGCAGACAGCTCTGTGTCAGCACCTGCACCTCACAGGCAAG ATTCGAATTGCTGCAGAAGGAATCAATGGGACAGTTGGTGGAAGCAAATTGGCTACCAGACTCTATGTGGAAGTCATGCTTTCCTTCCCATTGTTTAAGGATTACCTGTGTAAAGATGATTTTAAg ACCAGCAAAGGAGGAGCTCACTGTTTTCCAGAATTGCGTGTTGGTGTATTTGAAGAAATCGTGCCCATGGGGATCAGCCCCAAAAAGATCTCCTACAAGAAGCCTG gaATCCATTTATCCCCAGGTGAATTTCATAAAGAAGTAGAAAAGTTTTTATCTCAGGCAAATCAAGAACAAAGTGATACTATCCTTCTTGATTGCAGAAACTTCTATGAAAGCAAAATA GGACGATTCCAAGGCTGCTTAGCCCCAGACATCAGGAAATTCAGTTACTTCCCTAGCTACGTTGACAAAAATCTAGAACTTTTCAGAGAGAAGAGAGTGCTGATGTACTGCACTGGGGGCATCCGCTGTGAGCGGGGTTCAGCCTACCTCAAAGCCAag GGAGTGTGCAAGGAGGTGTTCCAGCTCAAGGGTGGCATCCACAAGTACCTGGAAGAGTTTCCTGATGGCTTTTACAAAGggaagttgtttgtttttgatgaaCGCTATGCTCTGTCCTACAACAGTGATGTGGTGTCAG aGTGTTCATACTGTGGAGCCCGCTGGGACCAGTATAGACTCTGCTCTACTCCTCCGTGCCGCCAGCTCGTTTTGACCTGCCCTGCCTGTCAAGGACAAGGATTCACAGCCTGTTGTGTCACATGTCAAGACAAGGGGAGCAGGAAAGTTTCAGGCCCTATGCAAGACAGCTTTAAAGAGGAATGCGAGTGCACAGCCCGACGGCCACGCATACCTAGGGAACTCTTGCAGCATGTGCGACAGCCTGTGAGCCCAGAGCCAGGGCCTGATGCTGATGAGGATGGGCCAGTGCTTGTGTGA